A region of the Exiguobacterium aurantiacum DSM 6208 genome:
GAACTGCTTGATTATTCGATCAACGAGTTGACGGACAGTTTGTTCCGCCTCGAGGCGATCGGTCTCGTGCGCACGTACAAGACGAAAGATGCCCGCGTGACCCAGTACGTCTATCAACTGCGTGTACCGCTCGCACCGCACACGTTTTTAAATGACGGGCTGTTGTCGAGTTTTCTCTTTTATAAAGTAGGAGAAGTTCGCTTCAAACAGCTGCAAGGACGGTTCACGATCGATCCGCTCCCGGCGGGCATCGTCGAAGTGACGAAAGACTTTAATGAAGTGTTCGACGTCAAAGGCGTCAATCATATGGCGTTCACGCAAAAGAACTATGAGAAACCGGATCGGGCGAAGATTGAAATCAACTATACGTTTGACATGGATATCGTCAAAAAGTTGACGAACTTCCCGGTCGGTTTCTTCACGAAGAAGCTTGATGAGACGATCACGAAACTTGCCTACGTCTCCCAAATCGATGAAGAATTGATGGCGGAGATGCTGAAAGAGTATTTCGTCCACGAAGCGTACTTGCCGCTCAGTGAGCAAGAGAAGCGCGACGGATGCCGTCAAATGGTTCTTCAATTGAAGAAAAAGCAGACGCGGCACCGAAAAGTGAAGTCGGATGAGACGACAAAGGCAGCGGTTGGCGACTTGCACGACGTCGCCGTCATGGAAACGGCACACCCACATCAATACGTGTCGACGCTCCGGAAGACGCCGCAGCTCTCGAAGAGTGATGAACAGCTCATCATCGAGATGGTCGATACGCTCGGCCTCGCGCCAAGTGTCATCAATGCGTTGTTCTACTATTGTATCGAAGTGAAGAAACAGACGCGGCTCAGTGAAAATTATGTCATGCGCATCGCCACGAGCTGGAAGACGGCAGGTTACCTCCATGCGAAAGACGCGCTCGAGCAAGAAGCGACACAAGACGCCTTGATTGAGAAAAAACAACAAAAACGCGAAAACGTGCAACGGACGACAGTCGGGGCGAGACGGAAGACACAACAGACCGAGCTACCGAAATGGCTCGAAGAGGAAGCGAAAGAGCAACGTTCCTACGATCAGAAGCGGAAACAAGAGCTCGAGTCTTCGGTGCCAGACGACGCCGAGCTCGTCAAGCTGCTCAATGAATTGAAAGAGAAAGGATGAGGGACATGGAACGCATCAATCAAACGCTTGCCCAGATGATGAATCGGAAAGAAGTGCGGGAAGCGTACGAGTCGATTCGCCGGCGAACCCTCGAGCATCCGGGCATCATCGCATTTTTACGCGCTCATCCAGAATTGGACGAGTCAGCGATCGAAATCGGCTTCACGAAGTTGAGTGAATACGCCGAACAAATGGACGGGAAGAAACTCGTGGAAGAGCATGCCGTCATCCCCGGTCATCAACCAGTCCTTTACGTCGATCTCGGACAAGTCGCGATCCGTTATGAAGAGACGGTGAAGCATCGTCAAGCGCGGCGACAAAAAGAGATGGACCGTAAGTTCAAGAGCCTGTTCTTGCCTGAAG
Encoded here:
- a CDS encoding DnaD domain protein, producing the protein MEKERTIFGTDELLIMSTGLIDRESYQSLYHLYQPVIGVRALALYQTLWSELKPGKMKSNYMSHSALCELLDYSINELTDSLFRLEAIGLVRTYKTKDARVTQYVYQLRVPLAPHTFLNDGLLSSFLFYKVGEVRFKQLQGRFTIDPLPAGIVEVTKDFNEVFDVKGVNHMAFTQKNYEKPDRAKIEINYTFDMDIVKKLTNFPVGFFTKKLDETITKLAYVSQIDEELMAEMLKEYFVHEAYLPLSEQEKRDGCRQMVLQLKKKQTRHRKVKSDETTKAAVGDLHDVAVMETAHPHQYVSTLRKTPQLSKSDEQLIIEMVDTLGLAPSVINALFYYCIEVKKQTRLSENYVMRIATSWKTAGYLHAKDALEQEATQDALIEKKQQKRENVQRTTVGARRKTQQTELPKWLEEEAKEQRSYDQKRKQELESSVPDDAELVKLLNELKEKG